Genomic DNA from Cucurbita pepo subsp. pepo cultivar mu-cu-16 unplaced genomic scaffold, ASM280686v2 Cp4.1_scaffold001336, whole genome shotgun sequence:
atagagagggtctagccctactccgactaGTGCCTCGTACCATCCTATaattggctctgataccatttgtaaccgcctaaacccatcgctagcagatattgtcttatttgacAACATCGCGATTTGAAAGCACGTCtatgggccaaagtggacaatacctgctagcggtgggcttggactattaccaATGGCATCAGAGCTAAacatcgggtggtgtgccagcgatgaCTCTAGGCCCTAGGAGAGTAGATTGCGAGATCTgacctcggttggagaaggggacaaaacatttcttataagggtgtggaaacctctcccccgTTTTAAGATCGTGAGGcggatggcgatacgtaacagaccaaagcggacaatatctactaacgatgTCACTCTCGAAATGGTTGAAATCTGTTTGTTACTTTGGAAATCACTTGAAGacatcattttaatatttcataatcaATTTTGCGTTTGAAAACGTTGTTGGCTGTTGAAATATGTTAATGTTATTCATGTCAGATTTGGTTGAAACTAGAACAGAAGAGTCAATTCACATGCTTCAATTTGGGCTTTGCAGGTTGACTATTTGCTGGGAAAACAAGCCTACTTTGGAAAGACTGCTTCTGAGGTAATTTTCCCATTATAGAGTTGAAAAATGATGCATTCACATTACAACCAATACAAACATAAACAGGAAcatgttctgttctgtttttcCGACACAATCCTCAACCCCTTCTGTTCTGTCTCGTGAAAACTAAAAACGAAACTATCTTTACATGTTTCATTGTGATTATTCTGGACCGAAACGACCCGAACTCATTAAAATCTTGATATTGATTAGGGTGGGTTCGACCCGGACGCAGTGGCAACAGCGAACGTATTGGAGAGCTCGGTGTCGGAAGTTGGAGGACAACCATACTACTACTTGTCTGTGTTGACAAGAACTGCAGATGGAGATGAGGGTGGGAAGCACCAGCTGATCACAGCAACTGTGAAGGATGGAAAGCTTTACATCTGCAAGGCACAAGCGGGAGACAAGAGGTGGTTTAAAGGAGCAAGGAAGTTTGTGGAAGGTGCAACTAGTTCTTTCAGTGTTGCTTAAGAATGTTGTTTAGTAATGTGTGTACGAGCGAGAGAGAGGCGTTTGTTGTATATTTTGGAGAACACTACCTTAGCCAATGAAAGGGATTGCCAGTGTTTGTGTTGGTTAGTAAGATGAGAGGTGTAACNNNNNNNNNNNNNNNNNNNNNNNNNNNNNNNNNNNNNNNNNNNNNNNNNNNNNNNNNNNNNNNNNNNNNNNNNNNNNNNNNNNNNNNNNNNNNNNNNNNNNNNNNNNNNNNNNNNNNNNNNNNNNNNNNNNNNNNNNNNNNNNNNNNNNNNNNNNNNNNNNNNNNNNNNNNNNNNNNNNNNNNNNNNNNNNNNNNNNNNNNNNNNNNNNNNNNNNNNNNNNNNNNNNNNNNNNNNNNNNNNNNNNNNNNNNNNNNNNNNNNNNNNNNNNNNNNNNNNNNNNNNNNNNNNN
This window encodes:
- the LOC111786294 gene encoding putative oxygen-evolving enhancer protein 2-2, producing the protein YGSPEEFLAQVDYLLGKQAYFGKTASEGGFDPDAVATANVLESSVSEVGGQPYYYLSVLTRTADGDEGGKHQLITATVKDGKLYICKAQAGDKRWFKGARKFVEGATSSFSVA